In Stigmatella erecta, a genomic segment contains:
- a CDS encoding DUF2019 domain-containing protein, with protein sequence MSLRSLQGVSIEVLVQEYEQAAVAYGQAVAAGDHRAANRAHERIAGAYRELRSRAAAAHLLPLLENEDEHVRSCVAAHALEFAPEHGEPVLQGFASRPGRLRTPAEYALKAWREGTLKFP encoded by the coding sequence ATGAGCCTTCGCAGCCTCCAAGGTGTGAGCATCGAGGTGCTCGTTCAAGAGTACGAGCAGGCGGCAGTGGCTTACGGACAGGCGGTGGCCGCTGGGGATCATCGCGCTGCCAATCGTGCTCACGAGCGGATTGCAGGCGCCTACCGTGAACTCCGCAGCCGGGCGGCAGCCGCTCATCTCCTGCCGCTGCTGGAGAATGAGGACGAGCACGTCCGCTCATGTGTCGCGGCACATGCACTTGAATTCGCGCCAGAGCATGGAGAGCCGGTGCTGCAGGGATTTGCTTCCCGGCCGGGACGTCTCCGGACTCCAGCCGAGTACGCGCTCAAGGCGTGGCGCGAGGGCACGCTCAAGTTCCCGTGA
- a CDS encoding phosphoketolase family protein, whose protein sequence is MSGPLSTQELEKIDAYWRAANYLSVGQIYLKNNPLLERPLTLEDLKPRLLGHFGTTPGLNFIYVHLNRIIRLHQANMMYLIGPGHGAPGIIANTFLEGSYTETYPNIERNADGLKRLFRQFSWPYGVPSHDAPEVPGSISEGGELGYSLLHAYGAAFDNPGLIVACVVGDGEAETGPLAASWHSNKFLNPATDGAVLPILHLNGYKIANPTLLARIDPDELEALFRGYGYNPYFLEGDDPQTMHQQMAAVLDTLYAEIRAIQHKAREQKDASRPRWPMLILKTPKGWTCPRTVDGKPVEGTWRAHQVPLSKVHSNPEHLRLLEEWLRSYRPQELFDANGTFREELADIAPKGRLRMGANIHANGGKLLVPLVLPNFRDYAVPFETPGSVEVSATQVLGGYLRDVMRKNLGTKNFRMFAPDENASNRLQAVYEASGKRWNARYEDVDESLSTEGRVMEVLSEHLCQGWLEGYLLTGRHGFFSCYEAFIHLIDSMFNQHAKWIKSAKELPWRADIASLNYLLSSHVWRQDHNGFSHQDPGFIDHVANKKADTVRIYLPPDANTLLSVTDHCLRTKNYVNLIIAGKQAAPVWLDRESAVRHCAAGIGTWDWAGHGEGEPDVVMACAGDVPTLETLAAVTVLREWAPELKVRVVNVVDLFTLEPVEDHPHGLNHEDFNRLFTEDKPVIFAFHGYPAIVHKLTYKRANHGNLHVHGYKEEGTTTTPFDMTVLNDMDRYTLALDAIRQAPAVRHRLDAAEQRYSEVSQRHKLYVSEHGEDMPEVKGWKWTAR, encoded by the coding sequence ATGTCGGGTCCGCTGAGCACGCAGGAGCTGGAGAAGATCGACGCGTACTGGCGCGCCGCCAACTACCTCTCCGTCGGGCAGATCTACCTCAAGAACAACCCCCTCCTGGAGCGCCCCCTCACCCTCGAGGACCTCAAGCCCCGCCTGCTGGGCCACTTCGGCACCACGCCCGGGCTCAACTTCATCTACGTCCACCTCAACCGCATCATCCGGCTCCACCAGGCCAACATGATGTATCTGATTGGCCCCGGCCATGGCGCCCCCGGCATCATCGCCAACACCTTCCTCGAAGGCTCCTACACGGAGACCTATCCCAACATCGAGCGCAACGCCGATGGTCTGAAGCGCCTGTTCCGCCAGTTCTCCTGGCCCTACGGCGTCCCCAGCCATGACGCCCCCGAAGTCCCCGGCTCCATCAGCGAGGGCGGCGAGCTCGGCTACTCCCTGCTCCACGCCTACGGCGCCGCCTTCGACAACCCCGGCCTCATCGTCGCCTGTGTCGTTGGCGATGGAGAGGCCGAGACGGGCCCGCTGGCCGCCAGCTGGCATTCCAACAAGTTCCTCAACCCCGCCACCGATGGCGCGGTGCTGCCCATCCTCCACCTCAACGGCTACAAGATCGCCAACCCCACGCTGCTCGCGCGCATCGACCCCGACGAGTTGGAGGCCCTCTTCCGGGGCTACGGCTACAACCCCTATTTCCTCGAAGGGGATGACCCCCAGACGATGCACCAGCAGATGGCCGCCGTGCTCGACACGCTCTATGCCGAGATCCGCGCCATCCAGCACAAGGCCCGCGAGCAGAAGGACGCGTCACGCCCGCGCTGGCCCATGCTCATCCTCAAGACGCCCAAGGGGTGGACCTGCCCTCGCACCGTCGATGGCAAGCCCGTGGAGGGCACCTGGCGCGCCCACCAGGTGCCCCTGTCGAAAGTCCACTCGAACCCGGAGCACCTGCGGCTCCTCGAAGAGTGGCTGCGCAGCTACCGGCCCCAGGAGCTCTTCGACGCGAACGGCACCTTCCGCGAGGAGCTGGCGGACATCGCCCCCAAGGGCCGCCTGCGCATGGGCGCCAACATCCACGCCAATGGCGGCAAGCTCCTCGTGCCCCTCGTGCTGCCCAACTTCCGCGACTACGCGGTGCCCTTCGAGACGCCGGGCTCCGTCGAGGTGAGCGCCACCCAGGTGCTCGGCGGCTACCTGCGCGACGTCATGCGCAAGAACCTCGGGACGAAGAACTTCCGCATGTTCGCCCCGGACGAGAACGCCTCCAACCGCCTCCAGGCCGTCTACGAGGCCAGCGGCAAGCGGTGGAACGCCCGCTACGAGGACGTGGACGAGTCGCTCTCCACCGAGGGCCGGGTGATGGAGGTCCTTAGCGAGCACCTCTGCCAGGGCTGGCTCGAGGGCTACCTGCTCACCGGCCGCCACGGCTTCTTCTCCTGCTACGAGGCGTTCATCCACCTCATCGACTCGATGTTCAACCAGCACGCCAAGTGGATCAAATCCGCCAAGGAGCTGCCGTGGCGCGCGGACATCGCCTCGCTGAACTACCTGCTCAGCTCCCACGTCTGGCGCCAGGACCACAACGGCTTCTCCCACCAGGACCCGGGCTTCATCGACCATGTGGCCAACAAGAAGGCCGACACGGTGCGCATCTACCTGCCCCCGGATGCCAACACGCTCTTGTCCGTCACCGACCACTGCCTGCGCACGAAGAACTACGTGAACCTCATCATCGCCGGCAAGCAGGCCGCCCCCGTGTGGCTCGACCGCGAGAGCGCCGTGCGCCACTGCGCGGCCGGCATCGGCACCTGGGACTGGGCGGGCCACGGAGAGGGTGAGCCCGATGTCGTCATGGCCTGCGCCGGGGATGTGCCCACCCTGGAGACCCTGGCCGCGGTGACGGTGCTGCGCGAGTGGGCGCCCGAGCTGAAGGTGCGCGTCGTCAACGTCGTGGATCTGTTCACGCTGGAGCCCGTGGAGGACCACCCGCATGGGCTCAACCACGAGGACTTCAACCGCCTGTTCACCGAGGACAAGCCCGTCATCTTCGCGTTCCACGGCTACCCGGCCATCGTGCACAAGCTCACCTACAAGCGGGCCAACCACGGGAACCTCCACGTCCACGGCTACAAGGAGGAGGGCACCACCACCACGCCCTTCGACATGACCGTGCTCAACGACATGGACCGCTACACGCTCGCGCTCGATGCCATCCGCCAGGCGCCCGCCGTGCGCCACCGGCTCGATGCGGCCGAGCAGCGCTACTCGGAGGTCAGCCAGCGCCACAAGCTCTACGTCTCCGAGCACGGTGAGGACATGCCCGAAGTCAAAGGCTGGAAGTGGACCGCGCGATGA
- a CDS encoding acetate/propionate family kinase has protein sequence MKGTLLVINSGSSSLKFGLYPARGEALLFKGSAVHIGGAHGKLSIRDGAGTQVLSEAASHPSQEEAFRAAVSRLETFHPGAPVAIGHRLVHGGPHLRQHQALTPEVLQALEGATHFAPLHIPPALELIRAVQKRYPGVPQFACFDTAFHATLPEEASAYALPRAYREQGVQRYGFHGLSYESIVAQLRPGVPARTVVAHLGSGASLAALEHGTSVDTSMGLTPTGGIPMASRTGDLDPGVLLWLMRSARLDVDALESLVNHDAGLKGLSGGSPDMQALTQTAASGDTAAALAISVFTRSVAKTVGAYAAVLGGLDLLVFTGGVGENSHEIRQQVCARLGHLGIALDDASPPPAGSRCAVRVLPSDEEGRIAHHVRRLLSS, from the coding sequence ATGAAGGGCACCCTGCTCGTCATCAACAGCGGCTCGTCCTCGCTGAAGTTCGGCCTCTATCCCGCGCGCGGCGAGGCCCTGCTTTTCAAGGGCTCCGCCGTCCACATCGGCGGTGCGCACGGCAAGCTGTCGATCCGGGATGGCGCGGGTACGCAGGTGCTCAGCGAGGCCGCCTCCCATCCGTCGCAGGAGGAAGCCTTCCGCGCGGCCGTCTCCCGGCTGGAGACGTTTCATCCAGGAGCGCCCGTGGCCATTGGCCACCGCCTCGTCCACGGCGGCCCCCACCTGCGCCAGCACCAGGCGCTCACCCCCGAGGTGCTCCAGGCGCTGGAGGGGGCCACCCACTTCGCGCCCCTCCACATTCCGCCCGCCCTGGAGCTGATCCGCGCGGTGCAGAAGCGCTATCCCGGCGTGCCGCAGTTCGCGTGCTTCGACACGGCGTTTCACGCCACGCTGCCGGAGGAGGCCTCGGCCTATGCCCTGCCCCGCGCGTACCGGGAGCAGGGGGTGCAGCGCTATGGCTTCCATGGGCTGTCCTACGAGTCCATCGTGGCGCAGCTCCGGCCCGGGGTGCCCGCGCGCACCGTCGTGGCGCACCTGGGCAGCGGGGCCAGCCTCGCCGCGCTCGAACACGGCACCTCCGTGGACACCTCCATGGGCCTCACGCCCACCGGCGGCATCCCCATGGCCTCCCGCACGGGCGATCTGGATCCGGGCGTGCTGCTCTGGTTGATGCGCTCCGCCCGGCTGGACGTGGACGCGCTGGAGTCGCTGGTGAACCATGACGCGGGGCTCAAGGGCCTCTCGGGCGGCTCTCCGGACATGCAGGCGCTGACACAGACCGCCGCCTCGGGGGACACCGCCGCCGCCCTGGCAATCTCCGTCTTCACCCGGAGCGTCGCCAAGACGGTGGGCGCCTATGCGGCCGTCCTCGGGGGGCTGGACCTGCTCGTGTTCACGGGGGGCGTGGGCGAGAACAGCCACGAGATCCGGCAGCAGGTCTGCGCCAGGCTGGGCCACCTGGGCATCGCCCTGGATGACGCGAGCCCTCCGCCCGCCGGCTCCCGCTGCGCGGTGCGCGTCCTGCCCAGCGACGAGGAAGGCCGCATCGCCCACCACGTCCGCCGGTTGCTCTCCTCCTGA
- a CDS encoding lyase has protein sequence MRRVLSSLVLSSLLGCGGELTSEALGTSDAALAAPVLASPPQATVDQAIAAPLGWFGVNASGERYCSNCNGQSILLAIASFKGNTGADARLLQQIRYVIGNNRDPFGNGGYMAQHERMMTGMFAIAKSTPRVWNLLTAAEKTKVDLIMKATLVGSAYTTSDTSYLNGAVPTGIDGDTNLNRGWNPNYQEGMVGAMLVSTLYLGGRTATDTFLNGYQHAAFVSQLNAAGLTHLAAVFNTNVSNPASGAPSATKIQNAIKNYRYKGLALDQLFDIYVLLANNTFSTPVDCGLNNGAGVLLSTGERSGYLTAGCAELPNKGKVGQLKEFRSNDANGERSATFYAYDGFKPDLINHAVLMAYGAMPAGATTTAVVNRIAVGATDLFFKVGKGYRNYAKGKDYGLYQLPANGIGNGFEYNRPLWEKVIAPAHGL, from the coding sequence ATGCGCCGCGTCCTGTCTTCGCTCGTCCTCTCCTCGCTCCTCGGCTGCGGGGGTGAGCTCACCTCCGAGGCGCTGGGCACCTCGGACGCCGCCCTCGCGGCCCCCGTGCTCGCCAGCCCTCCGCAGGCCACGGTGGATCAGGCCATCGCCGCGCCCCTGGGCTGGTTCGGCGTCAACGCCTCCGGGGAGCGCTACTGCTCCAACTGCAACGGCCAGTCCATCCTCCTGGCCATCGCGTCCTTCAAGGGGAACACCGGCGCGGACGCGCGGCTGCTCCAGCAGATCCGCTACGTCATCGGCAACAACCGGGACCCCTTCGGCAACGGCGGCTACATGGCCCAGCACGAGCGGATGATGACGGGCATGTTCGCCATCGCCAAGAGCACCCCGCGCGTCTGGAACCTGCTCACCGCCGCCGAGAAGACGAAGGTGGACCTCATCATGAAGGCCACGCTGGTGGGCTCGGCCTACACCACCTCCGACACCAGCTACCTGAACGGCGCCGTGCCCACCGGCATCGATGGCGACACCAACCTCAACCGCGGCTGGAACCCCAACTACCAGGAGGGCATGGTCGGCGCGATGCTCGTCTCCACGCTCTACCTGGGAGGCCGCACCGCCACCGACACGTTCCTCAATGGCTATCAGCACGCCGCGTTCGTCTCCCAGCTCAACGCCGCGGGCCTCACCCACCTGGCCGCCGTGTTCAACACGAACGTGAGCAACCCGGCCTCCGGCGCCCCCAGCGCCACGAAGATTCAGAACGCCATCAAGAACTACCGCTACAAGGGGCTCGCGCTCGACCAGCTCTTCGACATCTACGTGCTCTTGGCCAACAACACCTTCAGCACCCCCGTCGACTGCGGCCTCAACAACGGCGCCGGCGTGCTCCTGAGCACGGGCGAGCGCTCCGGCTACCTCACCGCCGGCTGCGCGGAGCTGCCCAACAAGGGCAAGGTGGGCCAGCTCAAGGAGTTCCGCTCCAACGACGCCAACGGCGAGCGCAGCGCCACCTTCTATGCCTATGACGGCTTCAAGCCGGACCTCATCAACCACGCGGTGCTCATGGCCTACGGCGCCATGCCCGCGGGCGCCACCACCACCGCGGTGGTGAACCGCATCGCCGTGGGCGCCACGGACCTGTTCTTCAAGGTGGGCAAGGGCTACCGCAACTACGCCAAGGGCAAGGACTACGGGCTCTACCAGCTGCCGGCCAACGGCATCGGCAACGGCTTCGAGTACAACCGTCCGCTCTGGGAGAAGGTCATCGCTCCGGCCCACGGGCTCTGA
- a CDS encoding WD40/YVTN/BNR-like repeat-containing protein codes for MAETLWEKRGALAEGLRAGSVAASRDGFGLVSAVAEPTAGALQDRMRARRAHLYRATAQGLERVYEGPGWIQALDCHGALCAALGATLKASGSGSDYHLLVSTDGGRQWGVRGPVPAPSAVQVLAVSAQELWVLGAYFLGRTLDGGATWEEVELEGERNPHAERLRRTEQGPAVLGKGLMLTRDGGATWGRESAGARLVDVDGTYVVAAEGLQARLGERRGGEVRWLSALPVGREPLRLTVEGTRVRVLTRNTDPSKGVEPTVHVSEDGGKTWSAQKHELGAHVDIAGPHGLGTDLRGTVYGRLA; via the coding sequence GTGGCGGAGACACTCTGGGAGAAGCGGGGAGCGCTGGCGGAGGGACTGCGGGCAGGGTCCGTGGCCGCCAGCCGGGACGGCTTCGGGCTGGTGAGCGCGGTGGCGGAGCCCACGGCCGGCGCGCTGCAGGACCGCATGCGGGCCCGGCGCGCGCACCTGTACCGGGCCACGGCCCAGGGGCTGGAGCGCGTCTACGAGGGCCCTGGCTGGATTCAAGCCCTCGACTGCCATGGGGCGCTGTGCGCGGCGCTGGGCGCCACGCTGAAGGCCTCGGGCTCGGGCTCGGACTACCACCTGCTCGTGTCCACGGACGGCGGCCGCCAGTGGGGCGTGCGGGGCCCGGTGCCCGCGCCGAGCGCCGTGCAGGTGCTGGCGGTGAGCGCGCAGGAGCTCTGGGTGCTGGGGGCGTACTTCCTGGGCCGGACGCTGGATGGCGGCGCCACGTGGGAAGAGGTGGAGCTGGAGGGTGAGCGCAACCCGCACGCGGAGCGGCTGCGGCGCACGGAGCAGGGCCCGGCGGTGCTGGGCAAGGGCCTGATGCTCACGCGCGATGGCGGCGCCACGTGGGGCCGGGAGTCCGCGGGCGCGCGGCTGGTGGACGTGGACGGCACGTACGTGGTGGCCGCCGAGGGGCTCCAGGCGCGGCTGGGCGAGCGGCGTGGCGGGGAGGTGCGCTGGCTGTCGGCGCTGCCCGTGGGCCGGGAGCCGCTGCGGCTGACCGTGGAGGGCACGCGCGTGCGGGTGCTGACGCGCAACACGGATCCCAGCAAGGGCGTGGAGCCCACGGTGCACGTGAGCGAGGACGGCGGCAAGACGTGGTCCGCGCAGAAGCACGAGCTGGGCGCGCACGTGGACATCGCGGGCCCGCACGGGCTGGGCACGGACCTGCGGGGCACGGTGTACGGCCGCCTGGCGTGA
- a CDS encoding response regulator, whose translation MRRVLVLEDDNDLRTLLCDMLVLSGAESCVSARSFEELGRQREQVAGCVLALLDVNLGAGRPSGLDAYHWLRENGFTGRTVFLTGHARSHPVLDQARTLADARVMTKPVGAKEVMALVKELDVPSSS comes from the coding sequence GTGCGACGGGTGTTGGTGCTCGAGGATGACAACGATCTCAGGACCCTTCTGTGCGACATGCTGGTGCTGTCCGGCGCGGAGTCCTGCGTGAGCGCGCGCTCCTTCGAGGAGCTGGGCCGGCAGCGCGAGCAGGTGGCCGGGTGTGTGCTGGCGCTGCTGGACGTGAACCTGGGCGCAGGCAGGCCCAGCGGGCTGGATGCCTACCACTGGCTCCGGGAGAACGGCTTCACCGGGCGCACCGTCTTCCTGACGGGCCATGCCCGCTCCCACCCCGTGTTGGACCAGGCGCGGACGCTGGCGGACGCGCGCGTGATGACCAAGCCCGTCGGCGCGAAGGAAGTGATGGCGCTGGTGAAGGAGCTGGATGTCCCCAGCAGCTCCTAG
- a CDS encoding dipeptide epimerase encodes MHPTLITALAFEPLDLPLTEPFAIATGAQHVAHNVLVRLTLADGTTGLGEAAPFPAVSGETQGGTLAALASVRELLLGQDARAWRPLSAQLTEALPQAPAARCALETALLDALARHHRVPLWVFFGGAGTALDIDMTVTAGDRAHAIASARAILARGITTLKVKVGAGEPAEDVERLAAIREVAPQARLFADANGGYTVAQARAFLAGLERAHVPLALFEQPVAPEDFEGLASLAHGSRIPICADESARSAADVLRLVRERAAHGVNLKTMKCGVVESLAMWNLARAAGLELMIGGMVESVLSMSLSAHLAAGLGGFHYADLDTPLFIAQHPFRGGYQQEASRVSIASAAAGHGVELA; translated from the coding sequence ATGCACCCCACGCTCATCACCGCGCTGGCCTTCGAGCCACTGGACCTGCCCCTCACCGAGCCGTTCGCCATCGCCACCGGCGCCCAGCACGTGGCCCACAACGTGCTCGTGCGCCTCACCCTCGCCGATGGCACCACCGGCCTGGGCGAGGCGGCCCCCTTCCCCGCCGTGAGCGGCGAGACGCAAGGCGGCACCCTCGCCGCCCTCGCGTCCGTGCGCGAGCTCCTGCTCGGACAGGACGCGCGCGCCTGGCGCCCCCTGTCCGCGCAGCTCACCGAGGCGCTGCCGCAGGCGCCCGCGGCCCGCTGTGCCCTGGAGACGGCGCTGCTCGATGCCCTGGCGCGCCACCACCGCGTGCCCCTGTGGGTGTTCTTCGGCGGGGCCGGCACCGCGCTGGACATCGACATGACGGTGACGGCCGGGGACCGCGCCCACGCCATCGCCTCCGCCCGGGCCATCCTCGCCCGCGGCATCACCACCCTGAAGGTGAAGGTCGGCGCGGGGGAGCCGGCAGAGGACGTGGAGCGGCTCGCCGCCATCCGCGAGGTGGCCCCCCAGGCGCGCCTCTTCGCCGACGCCAACGGCGGCTACACCGTGGCCCAGGCGCGCGCCTTCCTCGCGGGGCTGGAGCGGGCCCACGTGCCCCTGGCCCTCTTCGAGCAGCCCGTGGCGCCCGAGGACTTCGAGGGCCTGGCGAGCCTCGCCCACGGCTCGCGCATTCCCATCTGCGCCGACGAGTCCGCCCGCTCCGCGGCGGATGTGCTGCGCCTGGTGCGCGAGCGCGCCGCGCACGGCGTCAACCTCAAGACGATGAAGTGCGGCGTGGTGGAGTCCCTGGCCATGTGGAACCTGGCCCGCGCCGCCGGCCTGGAGCTGATGATTGGCGGCATGGTGGAGAGCGTGCTCTCCATGAGCCTCTCCGCCCACCTCGCCGCGGGCCTGGGCGGCTTTCACTACGCGGACCTGGACACCCCCCTGTTCATCGCCCAGCACCCCTTCCGGGGCGGCTACCAGCAGGAGGCCTCCCGCGTGAGCATCGCCTCGGCCGCCGCGGGCCATGGGGTGGAGCTGGCCTGA
- a CDS encoding GNAT family N-acetyltransferase, giving the protein MGAHTGGVEIIRATQPWQVQQARTLVLEYAAALGIHLDFQDFTREMHGFPADYAPPGGCLFLATGDHGPVGCVALRPLAPGLCEMRRLYVRVRHRGQGLGQRLARAILEEARALRYAAMRLDTLPTMHAAIGLCQDLGFQPLVPAPTGPPRFFELKL; this is encoded by the coding sequence ATGGGGGCGCACACAGGCGGGGTCGAGATCATCCGCGCCACCCAGCCGTGGCAGGTGCAGCAGGCCCGGACCCTCGTGCTCGAGTACGCCGCCGCGCTCGGCATCCACCTGGACTTCCAGGACTTCACCCGGGAGATGCACGGCTTTCCCGCGGACTACGCGCCGCCCGGGGGCTGCCTGTTCCTCGCCACCGGGGACCATGGCCCCGTGGGGTGCGTGGCCCTGCGCCCCCTGGCCCCCGGCCTCTGCGAGATGAGGCGGCTGTACGTGCGCGTGCGGCACCGCGGCCAGGGGCTGGGCCAGCGCCTGGCGCGCGCCATCCTCGAGGAGGCCCGCGCGCTGCGCTATGCCGCCATGCGGCTGGACACCCTGCCCACCATGCACGCGGCCATCGGCCTGTGCCAGGACCTCGGCTTCCAGCCCCTCGTGCCCGCCCCCACGGGCCCCCCGCGCTTCTTCGAGCTGAAGCTCTGA